From a single Rosa rugosa chromosome 7, drRosRugo1.1, whole genome shotgun sequence genomic region:
- the LOC133723656 gene encoding uncharacterized protein LOC133723656: protein MASAEPLSSNTAAVELRRLTVLSVLSECVRILKADYLLLLFLSLIFLFPKCFSSISHPTRQSLLKAEHPFPDQYQSETLLALAFSFFTHIFSLWGFLYYLLGLWSITYVVFHCFYSRSRFIKCGPLDTIYAMFKSLCISFFPLLGVILIFVPNIVSLFNLVHFGQILFKGLRGTEKSDIDIFYVVLVLGCLNLHLEWNLAPSIIVVESGGLLESLRRSSLLMKGKKMLALSILLVYGSFAIILGLFSSWILEVQLSLNDDLSHGGWWKMVNWEFLFRILPASVLFMLVLLFNMVTNIVFYVYCIKPEDNEKEKVVNQSQL from the coding sequence ATGGCAAGTGCAGAACCCTTAAGTTCGAATACGGCCGCCGTAGAATTGCGCCGTCTGACAGTGTTGTCGGTGCTGAGCGAGTGCGTCCGGATACTCAAAGCAGATTATCTACTGCTGCTATTTCTCTCCCTTATCTTCCTCTTCCCAAAATGTTTTTCCTCCATATCCCACCCGACCCGCCAAAGCCTCCTCAAAGCCGAGCATCCCTTTCCTGATCAATACCAGTCGGAGACTCTACTTGCTCTTGCTTTCTCATTCTTCACCCACATCTTTTCCTTGTGGGGATTTCTCTATTATCTCTTGGGTCTCTGGTCAATCACATACGTCGTATTTCATTGCTTTTATAGCCGTAGCCGTTTCATCAAATGCGGTCCGCTCGATACAATATACGCCATGTTTAAATCTTTGTGTATCTCCTTTTTCCCTCTGCTAGGTGTGATCCTAATCTTTGTTCCCAACATTGTTAGTTTGTTTAATCTGGTTCACTTTGGCCAAATTTTGTTTAAGGGGCTTAGAGGAACTGAGAAAAGTGACATAGATATCTTTTATGTTGTTTTAGTGCTCGGTTGTCTTAATCTCCACTTAGAGTGGAACCTTGCACCATCTATTATTGTAGTAGAATCGGGCGGACTGCTGGAGTCTTTGAGAAGAAGCAGCTTATTAATGAAGGGAAAGAAAATGTTGGCTTTGTCTATATTATTGGTCTATGGTAGTTTTGCCATTATTTTAGGACTCTTTAGTAGTTGGATTCTGGAAGTCCAGTTGAGTTTGAATGATGATCTGAGTCATGGTGGTTGGTGGAAGATGGTGAATTGGGAATTTCTGTTTCGAATTTTACCAGCATCAGTTTTATTCATGCTGGTTTTGTTGTTCAACATGGTGACCAATATCGTTTTCTACGTTTACTGCATCAAGCCAGAAGATAATGAGAAAGAAAAAGTTGTGAATCAG